A window from Thermosipho africanus Ob7 encodes these proteins:
- a CDS encoding ferredoxin, with protein sequence MKVRVDEATCIGCGVCENLCPDVFKIGDDMKAKVLQAETDLDCAKDAADSCPTSAITVEE encoded by the coding sequence GTGAAAGTAAGAGTTGACGAAGCAACATGCATCGGATGTGGTGTTTGTGAAAACCTCTGTCCAGATGTCTTCAAAATCGGAGACGATATGAAGGCAAAAGTTCTCCAAGCAGAAACAGATTTAGACTGTGCTAAAGATGCAGCTGACAGCTGTCCAACCTCTGCAATTACAGTAGAAGAATAG
- the dnaA gene encoding chromosomal replication initiator protein DnaA, which yields MKDKILSALKEKISRQNWESWFLDFNVKKIEDKHVVFEVGNIFIKDRLEQKFSKIISKVVKESLGKDATFEIVYKEIDITQKNEEKGPLVRKRPLLITPLNPKYTFENFVVGNFNRFAYNVFLEASKKPGYYNPIFLYSGVGLGKTHLAQALGNYLLENDPDLKVAYLTSEDFMNEMFYAIKNGTTEEFREKYRKKADILIIDDIQFLIGIKSAQVELFHTFNAIHEAGKQIIICSDRTPQELKDFHSRMISRFQMGLLVKIENPTKEDLFKIGKKISKLKGVEINDEIIDYISSIYDNPRLIHGAILKLIAYKNLYGSLNLSIAQSILTNPSKPPKALEEKLIEILSDIFECSPEEILSSKRTKNISYARKVGMYYAAKKLNLSTRDVGKVFNKSHSSVVQNISQVEKLIKEGNIIIKNYLKQIDKATKNFAQGESI from the coding sequence ATGAAAGATAAAATACTTTCAGCACTAAAAGAAAAAATCAGCCGCCAAAACTGGGAAAGTTGGTTCTTAGATTTTAACGTTAAAAAAATTGAAGATAAACATGTTGTTTTTGAAGTCGGTAATATTTTTATAAAAGACCGACTTGAGCAAAAATTCAGCAAAATTATTTCAAAAGTAGTTAAAGAATCTCTTGGAAAAGATGCTACTTTTGAAATAGTTTATAAAGAAATTGATATTACTCAAAAAAATGAAGAAAAAGGTCCTTTAGTTAGAAAAAGGCCTTTACTTATAACTCCACTAAATCCGAAATATACTTTCGAAAATTTTGTAGTGGGAAACTTTAATAGATTTGCATATAACGTTTTTCTTGAAGCCAGTAAAAAACCAGGTTATTACAATCCTATATTTTTGTACAGTGGTGTGGGACTTGGAAAAACACATCTTGCTCAAGCTCTTGGAAATTATCTTTTGGAAAATGATCCTGATCTTAAAGTTGCATACCTAACCAGTGAAGATTTTATGAATGAAATGTTTTACGCAATTAAAAATGGAACTACAGAAGAATTTAGAGAAAAATATAGAAAAAAAGCAGATATATTGATAATTGACGACATTCAATTCTTGATCGGTATAAAATCAGCACAAGTTGAACTTTTTCATACATTTAATGCAATACATGAGGCCGGAAAACAAATTATTATATGTTCAGATAGAACTCCTCAAGAATTAAAAGATTTTCATTCAAGAATGATCTCAAGATTTCAAATGGGATTGTTAGTTAAAATTGAAAATCCTACTAAAGAAGACTTATTTAAAATTGGAAAAAAAATTAGTAAGCTTAAAGGTGTTGAAATAAACGATGAAATTATAGATTACATAAGCTCTATATATGATAATCCGAGATTAATTCATGGCGCAATTTTAAAATTAATTGCTTACAAAAATCTATATGGTTCTCTAAATTTATCTATAGCACAAAGTATTTTAACAAACCCATCCAAACCGCCAAAAGCTTTAGAAGAAAAACTTATTGAAATTTTAAGTGATATCTTTGAATGTTCACCTGAAGAAATTCTTTCAAGTAAAAGAACCAAAAATATTTCATATGCTAGAAAAGTTGGAATGTACTATGCAGCAAAAAAATTAAACCTTTCAACACGAGACGTTGGAAAAGTTTTTAACAAGTCACACTCGTCAGTTGTACAAAATATAAGCCAAGTTGAAAAATTAATAAAAGAAGGAAATATAATAATAAAAAATTATCTAAAACAGATAGACAAAGCAACAAAAAACTTTGCACAAGGCGAAAGTATATGA
- a CDS encoding M55 family metallopeptidase — protein sequence MKIYVSIDFEGLGGVTQWSDVEYGVKFKQNYLMEQLKAFLRATDGNYVLLVDSHAMGDNILWEITKEFENVELISGGLRKNYMMSGLDESFDRVVFFGYHAGVGTRYAVMDHSYSSSSIYNIWINGQKMNEALINAAYAGLYNVPVAMIVGDDKLKGQVFDDVFFVETKESLGRFSAKHKSMKKVLKEIEETTRRMLQVPREKFKVYKFDTPVELVVEFTDTARADLVEMLPLVERVNGRSVKLVHEDYQVIFDAILSMAFMCSVVKYIGR from the coding sequence ATGAAAATATATGTTTCTATTGATTTTGAGGGATTGGGTGGTGTTACTCAATGGTCCGATGTTGAATATGGCGTTAAATTCAAACAAAATTATTTGATGGAACAATTGAAGGCTTTTTTAAGGGCAACTGATGGGAATTATGTTTTATTAGTTGATTCGCATGCTATGGGAGATAATATATTGTGGGAAATTACAAAAGAATTTGAAAATGTGGAATTAATTTCTGGTGGACTAAGGAAAAATTATATGATGAGTGGTCTTGATGAATCATTTGATAGGGTAGTATTTTTTGGATATCATGCTGGTGTTGGAACAAGATATGCGGTTATGGATCATTCTTATTCTTCCTCATCTATATATAATATATGGATAAATGGTCAAAAAATGAATGAGGCTCTCATCAATGCAGCTTATGCTGGACTTTACAATGTTCCAGTTGCAATGATAGTTGGTGATGATAAACTAAAAGGGCAAGTTTTTGATGATGTTTTTTTTGTAGAAACTAAAGAATCTTTAGGAAGATTTTCAGCAAAGCATAAATCTATGAAGAAGGTTTTAAAAGAAATAGAAGAAACAACTAGGAGGATGTTACAAGTCCCAAGAGAAAAATTCAAGGTTTATAAATTTGACACACCAGTTGAGTTAGTTGTTGAATTTACTGACACTGCAAGAGCGGATTTGGTTGAGATGTTACCGCTTGTTGAGAGAGTTAATGGAAGAAGTGTAAAGTTAGTTCATGAAGACTATCAAGTAATATTTGATGCAATTTTAAGTATGGCATTTATGTGTTCAGTTGTAAAATACATTGGGAGGTGA